The following coding sequences lie in one Acropora palmata chromosome 3, jaAcrPala1.3, whole genome shotgun sequence genomic window:
- the LOC141877394 gene encoding uncharacterized protein LOC141877394 isoform X1, producing the protein MAANIYIILIQVPGSGAYNIFHPLLFQKALDVLRLWPCKGLRVFNKKLSRWENLRSRRSIEEIDGRQAKITEISVEKKRKRGNEATAGGRKAKTRRGKANDHEDMEAENVAVGGSDDDDDDDDCDNDDDNDYLYGHKS; encoded by the exons ATGGCtgcaaatatatatattattttgattcaaGTGCCAG GAAGTGGAGCTTACAATATCTTCCATCCACTGCTGTTTCAAAAAGCTTTGGATGTTTTGCGACTTTGGCCTTGTAAAG GTCTCAGGGTTTTCAATAAGAAATTGAGTAGATGGGAGAATTTGAGAAGTAGGCGATCGATTGAAGAAATCGATGGCCGCCAGGCCAAAATTACTGAGATTTCAG tggaaaagaagagaaagagagGAAATGAAGCAACAGCAGGTGGTCGCAAAGCAAAGACAAGACGAGGGAAGGCCA ATGATCATGAAGACATGGAAGCTGAAAATGTTGCTGTTGGTggtagtgatgatgatgatgatgacgatgattgcgacaatg
- the LOC141877394 gene encoding uncharacterized protein LOC141877394 isoform X3: MAANIYIILIQVPGSGAYNIFHPLLFQKALDVLRLWPCKGLRVFNKKLSRWENLRSRRSIEEIDGRQAKITEISVEKKRKRGNEATAGGRKAKTRRGKARS, encoded by the exons ATGGCtgcaaatatatatattattttgattcaaGTGCCAG GAAGTGGAGCTTACAATATCTTCCATCCACTGCTGTTTCAAAAAGCTTTGGATGTTTTGCGACTTTGGCCTTGTAAAG GTCTCAGGGTTTTCAATAAGAAATTGAGTAGATGGGAGAATTTGAGAAGTAGGCGATCGATTGAAGAAATCGATGGCCGCCAGGCCAAAATTACTGAGATTTCAG tggaaaagaagagaaagagagGAAATGAAGCAACAGCAGGTGGTCGCAAAGCAAAGACAAGACGAGGGAAGGCCA
- the LOC141877390 gene encoding LOW QUALITY PROTEIN: uncharacterized protein LOC141877390 (The sequence of the model RefSeq protein was modified relative to this genomic sequence to represent the inferred CDS: deleted 1 base in 1 codon; substituted 1 base at 1 genomic stop codon) — protein sequence MEWSEKNCMSSNSKKCKELVIRKKSGTNVCTPVFGIPQTCQLSVLGLILQDNGRFDCHVHVKLIKANKCLFIXLRSLRKEGYSQAELDHLFSSIVLPSITYGLPVYGASEAELTTMQCFLDRCYKRKYTSKSFSIKHLLEEQDRKVFRKVSGIDRHPLRGLLPKKKASTYNLRNRTSQYPKVNTDRFKNSYINRLIFKYNLAM from the exons ATGGAATGGTCGGAGAAGAACTGTATGTCTAGTAATAGCAAAAAATGCAAGGAGCTAGttataagaaagaaaagcgGTACGAATGTGTGTACGCCAGTTTTCGGCATTCCACAAACTTGTCAACTTTCTGTCCTTGGGTTAATATTACAGGATAATGGCCGATTTGATTGTCATGTGCATGTTAAGTTGATTAAGGCAAATAAGTGCTTGTTTATA TAATTAAGATCCTTACGTAAGGAAGGTTATTCTCAGGCGGAGTTAGATCACTTGTTTTCAAGTATTGTGCTTCCTAGCATCACTTATGGGTTGCCGGTATATGGTGCTTCTGAGGCGGAGTTGACAACAATGCAGTGTTTTCTAGATAGATGTTACAAACGTAAATATACATCTAAATCTTTTTCTATCAAGCACCTTCTGGAAGAGCAGGATAGAAAAGTATTTCGTAAGGTATCTGGCATAGACCGACACCCTCTAAGGGGATTATTACCCAAGAAGAAAGCATCAACCTACAATTTAAGGAATCGAACAAGTCAGTATCCGAAAGTTAATACAGATAGATTCAAGAACTCTTACATTAATCGTctaatttttaaatacaatttagCTATGTAA